DNA from Methylobacterium currus:
GCCAGTAGCAGCTCCTCGTCCGCCACCACGTGATCGAGGAGGCCCGCGACGAGGTCAGGGCTGTTGGCCGCCTGCCGCAGCGCATCCGGCGAGAGACCGGAACTCTCCATGAACCTGAGCAATCGCCCGGGCTCGCCGGTGACGTAGGCGAAGACGCGGGTCCCCAGCGCCTCCGCGGCGGATTCACTCAGCACTCCGCCACGGGGACCGGACCCCCTGGCAAATCCATCGAATTTGCGTTTCATCAACATGTGCCGCTTAACAGTGTTGCGGTTCCGGGCGCAGCCGGGGTGTGATGCGGCCCGCTGGAGCGCCGGAGACAGTGAGCCATGACGAAGACGGTGCTCATCGTCGAGGATAACGAGCTGAACATGAAGCTTTTCAACGACTTGTTGGAAGCTCACGGCTACGCGACCCTCAAGACGGCCAACGGGATCGAGGCGATCGAGCTGGCGCGCCGGCATCGGCCTGACCTGATCCTGATGGACATTCAGCTCCCCGAGGTGTCGGGCCTCGAGGTCACTAAATGGCTCAAGGAGGACGACGAGCTCAAGAGCATCCCGGTGATCGCCATCACGGCCTTCGCCATGAAGGGTGACGAGGAGCGCATCCGCGAGGGAGGCTGCGAGGCCTACCTGTCCAAGCCCATCTCGGTCGCGAAGTTCCTCGCGACGGTCCGCACCTATGTCGGCGACGAGCGCCAGAGCTGAGCAGAGCTGAGAGGGGCCTGGCCTTCCATGTCGGCACGTGTTCTCATCGTCGACGATCTCTTTCCGAACATCAAATTGCTCGAGACGAAATTGACCGTCGAGTATTTCGACGTCGTCTCGGCGATGAACGGGCCCGATGCGCTCGCGGTGTGTGAGAAGGGATTGTGCGACATCGTGCTGCTCGACGTGATGATGCCGGGCATGGACGGGTTCGAGGTGTGCCGGCGGATCAAGTCGACGCCGTCCATGGCGCATCTGCCGGTGGTGATGGTGACGGCCCTCGACCAGCCGAGCGACCGCCTGCGCGGGCTCGATGCCGGCGCCGACGATTTTCTCACCAAGCCGATCGACGACACCGCCCTGATGGCCCGGGTGCGCAGCCTGGTGCGGCTGAAGGCGGTGACCGACGAGCTGCGCAGCCGCGCCATGGCGTCGCGGGTCGGCGATCCGCTGGCGGCGGCCACCGCCGAGACCGGGCACAACGCCAACGTGCTGGTCGTCGAGGATCGCCCCTCCTCCGCCGAGCGCCTCGCGGCGGCGCTCGGCCAGTACCATTGCGTCGAGACGGTGGCCTCGCCGCAGGAGGCGCTGCAGCGGGCCAAGGCCGGCGATTACGACGTGGTGCTGGTGAGCCTCGACCTCGAGGGCCATGACGGCCTGCGCCTGTGCAGCCAGCTCCGCTCCCTCGACCGCACCCGCACGGTGCCGGTCGTCATGATGGCGGATCCGCATGACCGGGCGCGAATCATGCGCGGCCTCGATCTCGGCGTGCACGATTACCTGGTCCGCCCGATCGACCGCAACGAACTCGTGGCCCGGGTCCGCACCCAGGTGAAGCGCAAGCGCTTCTCGCACTCGCTGCGCGAATCGGTGCAGGCCTCGATGGACCTCGCGGTGACCGACGGGCTCACCGGCCTGCACAACCGGCGCTACCTCGACAGCTATCTCGGCGGCTTGTTCGCCGAGCCGTCCTTGCGCGATCGGTCGGTGGCCCTGCTGATCCTCGACATCGACCGCTTCAAGTCGATCAACGACCGTTTCGGCCACGATGCCGGCGACGAGGTGCTGAAGGAATTCGCCAACCGCATCCGGGCCCAGACCCGCGGCATCGACGTGGTGGCGCGCTTCGGCGGCGAGGAGATCGTGGTGGTGGTGCCCGATACCGGGCTCGATGCCGCCCGCCAGGTCGCCGAGCGCATCCGCGAGCGGATCGAGGCGGCGGCGTTCCTGGTCCAGCGCGGCACCGGCGCCATCGACGTCACGGTTTCGATCGGCGTCGCCGCCCGCCAGCCGGAGGATGCCGACCCGGCCCAGATCCTCAAGCGCGCCGACCTCGCGCTCTACCAGGCCAAGCAGGCCGGCCGGAACCGGGTGGTGGCCGCCGTCGCGGCGTGACCGGCCGATCACTCGGTGCCGGATGAGGCGGGGGCCCTCCTCCCCGCGAGTCGAGGGGCGCGGACGCCCCCCACCGGCTCTCACGCCGCTGCGAGCCCCGCCAAAACCTCCCCCAGCACCCCCGGCATCATCTCCGGCAGGTCCTCCGAGATCAGCCCCGGCCCGTGCCGGCGCGCGGCCGCGGCGTGGAGCCAGACCGCGGCGGCGGCGGCCTCGGCGGGCGCCATGCCCTGGGCGAGCAGGCCGCCGATGAAGCCGCACAGCACGTCGCCGCTGCCGGCGGTGCCGAGCCAGGGCGTGCCGTTGGGGTTGATGGCGGCGCGGCCGTCCGGTGCGGCGATCACCGTGTCGGCCCCTTTCAGCACCACGACGGCGCCGAGATGGGCCGCGGCCGCCCGCGCCCGAGCGAGCTTCGAGCCCTCCATCGGCACCGCCGCCACGCCCTTGAACAGGCGCGCGAACTCGCCCTCGTGCGGGGTCGCGACCGCCTGGCCCCCGCCCGTCGCGATCATCTCCGCGAGCTCGTCGGCCTTACCGGAAAAGCTCGTCAGGGCGTCCGCGTCGAGGACGAGGCCGCGACCGGCTTCCGTCGCGACCCGCACGAGGTCGCGGGTCGGGGCGCCGGTGCCGAGGCCCGGGCCGGCGACGATCACGTTGAGGCGCTCGTCGGTGAGCGCGTCGTCGAGGTCGTCGGCGCCGTCGCAGGGGCGCAGCATGATCGCAGTGAGCTGGGCGGCGTTCTCGGGCAAAGCCGGGGTCGGGGACAGCACGGTGACGAGGCCGGCGCCGATCCGCACGGCGCCGCGGGCGGCGAGCCGCGCCGCGCCGGTGCGGTGAGCGGGCCCCGACAGCACCACCGCGTGGCCGCGGGTATATTTGTGGCTGTCCCCCGCCAGGCGCGGGAAGGCGGCGCCCCAGAGGTCCGGGCCGTTGACGTGGGCCTTCGGCCTGATCCCCGCCACGATGGCGTCCGGGATGCCGATCCCGGCGACCGTCACCGGGCCGCACAGGCGCCGGCCGGGCAGGAGCAGGTGGCCGGGCTTGCGCCGGACGAAGGTGACGGTCTCGGTGGCGGAGACGACCGGACCGGCGGAGGCTCCGGTATCGCCATCGAGGCCCGAGGGCACGTCGACCGCCAGCACCGGCACGCCCGCCCCGTTGACCCGCCCGACGAGCGCCGCAGCGTCGCCCTCGAGCGGGCGGGACAGGCCCGCCCCGAACAGCGCGTCGATCACCAGGGCGAAGCCCGCCGGCTCGGCCGCGGCGGCGTCAGCCACCGGGCCCTTCCATTCGGACGCCGCCGCGGCGGCGTCTCCCGTCAAAGCCGCGACCGTGCCGAGCAGCGCCACCTCGACCGCGACCCCCGCCTCGGCCAGCCGCGTCGCGGCGACGAACCCGTCGCCGCCGTTGTTGCCCGGCCCGCACAGGACCAGGATTTTGCCGAGGCCCTTGCCGTCACCGGCGAGCGCCCGGGCGCGCTCCGCCACGGCCGCGCCGGCGCGGCGCATCAGCGTCAGGCCCGGCGTTCCGGCTTGGATCGCCGCGGCATCCGCCCGCCGCATCTCGTCGGTGGTGAGCAACTCGGTCCCGGCCATCGCATCATACTCCGAGAAGCGCCCGGGCGCGGCAGCTTTGCCGCGGCACCGGGCTTGAGAACGGCGGATTGCGCAACAAACGCGCAGAGATTGCTTATCGATTAGGCATTCCCGGTCCGGTCCGGGGAAATCCCCCGTGGCGGTCGGCGCGGCGCGATGCTAGGAATGCCGCCGGAACCGTTGCAGACCAGGCCCGCCCGGCATGAAGAAGATCGAAGCGATCATCAAGCCCTTCAAGCTCGACGAGGTGAAGGAGGCCCTGCAGGAGGTCGGCCTCCAGGGCATCACGGTGATCGAGGCCAAGGGCTTCGGCCGCCAGAAGGGCCATACGGAGCTCTACCGGGGCGCCGAGTACGTGGTCGACTTCCTGCCCAAGGTGAAGCTCGAGATCGTGCTCCCCGACACGCTGGTGGACGGCGCCGTCGAGGCGATCCGCAAGTCGGCCCAGACCGGCCGCATCGGGGACGGCAAGATCTTCGTCTCCTCGATCGAGGAAGCGATCCGTATCCGCACGGGCGAGACCGGCTCGGACGCGATCTGACGCGCATCCTGCCATCATCTGCCGCCCTCATCTGCGACGACGAAAACCGCGGCCTGACATCCAGGACCGCGGCTTTGTGGCGGCCCTGCCGCCGCTCTAGGAAGGGGTCAAACGAGAATGTCTAAGACCGCGACGGACGTCCTCAAGGAAATCAAGGAAAACGACGTCAAGTACGTCGATTTCCGCTTCACCGATCCGCGGGGCAAGTGGCAGCACGTCACCTTCGACGTGTCGCTGGTCGACGAGGACATCTTCGCCGAAGGCACGATGTTCGACGGCTCGTCGATCGCCGGCTGGAAGGCGATCAACGAATCCGACATGCTGCTGATGCCGGACCCGGCGACGGCCTGCATGGACCCGTTCTTCTCGGCCTCGACCATGTCGATCGTCTGCGACGTGCTCGAGCCCGCGACCGGCGAGCCCTACGGCCGCGACCCCCGCGGCATCGCCAAGAAGGCCGAGGCCTTCGTGAAGGCCAGCGGCATCGGCGACACCATCTTCGTCGGCCCCGAGGCCGAGTTCTTCGTCTTCGACGACGTGCGCTTCTCCGCCGACCCGTACCATACCGGCTTCAAGCTCGATTCGGTCGAGCTGCCGATCAACGGCCAGACCGAGTACGAGGGCGGCAACCTCGGCCACCGCGTCCAGATCAAGGGCGGCTACTTCCCGGTCCCGCCGCAGGATTCGGCCCAGGACATGCGCGGCGAGATGCTGGCCGCCATGCAGTCGATGGGCGTCAAGGTCGAGAAGCACCATCACGAGGTCGCCTCGGCCCAGCACGAGCTGGGCATGAAGTTCGACACGCTGACCCTGATGGCCGACCATATGCAGATCTACAAGTACTGCATTCACAACGTCGCCCAGAGCTACGGCAAGACCGCGACCTTCATGCCGAAGCCGGTCTACGGCGACAACGGCTCAGGGATGCACGTCCACCAGTCGATCTGGAAGGAAGGCAAGCCGGTCTTCGCCGGCAACAAGTACGCCGACCTGTCCCAGGAATGCCTGTGGTACATCGGCGGCATCATCAAGCACGCCAAGGCGCTCAACGCCTTCACCAACCCGTCGACCAACTCCTACAAGCGGCTGGTCCCGGGCTACGAGGCGCCGGTGCTGCTGGCCTATTCGGCCCGCAACCGCTCGGCCTCGTGCCGGATTCCGTGGACGACCTCGCCGAAGGCCAAGCGCGTCGAGGTCCGCTTCCCCGACCCGATGGCGAACCCCTACCTCGCCTTCGCCGCCATGCTGATGGCCGGCGTCGACGGCATCGTGAACAAGATCGATCCCGGTCCGGCCATGGACAAGGACCTCTACGACCTGCCCCCGGCGGAGCTCAAGGAGATCCCGACCGTGTGCGGCTCGCTCCGTGAGGCCCTCAACAGCCTCGACGCCGACCGCGAGTTCCTCAAGGCCGGCGGCGTGTTCAACGACGACTTCATCAATTCGTTCATCGAGCTGAAGATGACCGAGGTGATGCGGTACGAGATGACCCCGCATCCGATCGAGTTCGTGAACTACTACTCGCTCTGAGCCGAACCGGATTCAGGGACGAGGCAGCGAGGGGGCCGGAGCGATCCGGCCCCTTCCTTTTTGGCATCCGGCTTGCCGTGTCGAGGCGAGACGCCCCGGAGCCCCGATGACCGATCCGACCTCGCCCGCCGCGACCCTGCGCGCGCTCCTCGCCACCCTGGTCAAGGCCGCCCTGATCGCCGACGAGGTCCGCCTCGCCGCGTGGCGCCAGGAGGCGGCCGCGCTGCACGGCCGTCTCGCCGGTCGGGATCTCTCCGGCCTCAAGCTCGACGGGATCTGGATCCTTGCCGTGCGCGAGGCCGAGGCGCCGGCCCTGCGGCCCGACGAGACGCAGGTGTCGCTCACCCTGCCGCAGGCCTGCCCGCTCCCGCTCGACGCCGTCGCGGGACCGGGTTTCCGGTTCGACGAGGCCGTCGGGCGGGTCCGCAAGTCGGCCTCCACCGGGTGAGGCGGAGGCTGGCCGCCGCGATCAGGTCGGCGGCGTGAGCGGAATGCTCTGCGGGAAGTTGAACACGTTGTCCGGGTCGTACCGGCGCTTCACCTCGCAGAGCGTACCGACATTGCCGCCGTAATAAGCGTTGAGCCAGTTCGGCAGGTCACGGCTCGGGAAGTTGACATAGGATTGCGGCGTCACGAAGCGTCGCATATCCTGGAAGTATTCGGTGAGCCAGGCCAGCTGCCGGGTGACCGTGTCGGGCGTGTCGAGCGGGCTCCACGACGCCTCCATCTCCAGGATGAAGTCGCACTCGCGGTGGAAATAGGCCGTGTCGGTCGGACCCACCTTCTTCACCTGGCCGCCGGCGGCGAACAGGATGCCCATATTGTCCTGCCGCAGCGAGCCGCCGGGCCACTTCTCCATCCAGTCGATCATCCTGTTGATCGCGTCGCCGCCGAGCTGGCCGGCGACGTAGCTCGAGCGGATGTCGTAGAGGCCTTCCGGATCGTCGGTGACGAGGTAGTCCCGGGCGCTCCAGTAGTTCATGGCGTTGATCTCGGCGACGACCGGCGTCGCCCGTCTGAGGGGACGCTCCAGGAGGCCCTTGAGCTGGTCCGGCGGGCCGAAGAACTGGCCGAGGGTCTGCACCCGCAGCTCGCCGCGCGTGACCTTGCCGGCCGCCAGCGGCGCGAGCTTGCTGCGGGTCGAGATCAGTGCCGGGTTCTTGAGCTGGATCTCCTGCAGGTCCAGCATCAGCTCGACCTGATGCTCGGCCGGCCAGATAATGTTGAACACCGTCACGTTGCCGACCTCGTGCGGCTCGAAGGTGAACGAGGTGTGCACCGCGAAGTTGCCGCCGCCACCGCCCCGCGCGGCCCAGAACAGCGGCTCGTCCGCGCCGGACCCGGTGATGCCGCGGTGCAGCGTGCCGTCCGCCGTCACCGCATCCGTCGCCCGCAGGGCGTCGCAGGTCAGGCCGTTGCGCGTCGCCGAGAAGCCCCAGCCGCCGCCGAGCACCAGCCCGCTGATGCCCACCGTCGGGCAGCGGCCCGAGGGGACGGCGAGGCCGGTGGCCCGGAAGGCGTCGGCCATGTCCTGGTTGTTGGCGCCGGCCCCGATCGTCACGAGACCGGTCTTCGGGTCGAAGGTGATGCCGCTCATCGGCTTCACGTCGATGAGCAGGCCGCAGGTGGTCGAGAAGCCCGCGTAATTATGCCCGCCGCAGCGGACCGCGAAGGGCTGGTGCTCCTGGCGCGTCCAGTCGATGCAGCGGCACACAGCCTCGTCGCTCGTGCACATCGCGATCGCCCGCGGCAGCACGTCGGCCCAGCGGCCGTTATTCGGCCAGGCGGCGACCAGGAAGCCCGGCTCCCCCGGGAGGATCAGCCGGCTGCCCAGCTTGCGCAGGTCGCGCGCCAGGGCGTCGAGTCCCCGCGGCGGCGGCGGGCAGTCCCGTGCCGCTGCGCCGGGAACCCGGCTGCCGAGGGCGGCCCCGGCCAGGACGGCGCCCGACTGGAACAGCCGGCGCCGGCTGAGGGCGGTGGAACTCCGCGCGGCGAAAGTCTTGATCATGGGAGGCTGGGTCATGGCGCCTGAACTGTGCGAAGCGATTCGGTCCTCGACAATCAGCTGTCGCAGACGCCGCAACGTCAACAGAATGCGGATGGAAAAATCTATTTCATGATTGGGCTTGACGTCGATCGATCATGATCGATCATCATCTCGGCTGATTCGTCGAGCGGGTGGATCTGGCGCAGACGGCGACATTTCTCATCGTCATTCCGAGTCTCGACGAAGTCGAGACCCCGGGATCCATATCCGCCTCGAGTCCCGAATCAGGCGGATGGCGGTCCGCTTCATCCTGGACCGCCAGCGTTCATGGATCCCGGGTCCCGCTGCGCGGCCCCAGGATGACGAAGAGGGTTGCCATGCGGCCGGCCTACGCGAGCAGGCTCTCAGGATCCCGGTGGCAGCGGGGCATCGCCGCACCGGCAACGTTGCCCCGCGGCCGCACTCATCCCATATTTCCGGGTAGCGGCTGCGGCTTGCCCGCCGGGGAGCCGTCGCGTCCCGCCGCCTGGATCGACCTGTTGGCCAAGAGAATTCATCCCAAGGGACTTCACCCGAAGCCGGCGCATGCCGTCCTGCCCACCCGCGAGGCCGTGCTCGCCTTCATCGAGGACTCGCCCCAAAAGGTCGGCAAGCGCGAGATCGCCCAGGCCTTCGGCATCAAAGGCGCGGACAAGATCGAGCTGAAGCGCCTGCTCAAGGAGATGCAGGAGGACGGCGCGATCGAGAAGGACCGCGCCGGCCTGCGCAAGGCCGGCCGGTTGCCGCCGGTCGTCGTCGCCGACATCGATACCCGCCGCGACCGCGACGGCGAGCTGGTCGCACGGCCGGCGCAATGGGATCCGGAGGCCGGGCCCGCCCCCCTCATCACCGTGCTGATGCCGCGCGGGCGCCGCGCCGACGGGCCGGCCCCCGGCACCGGCGACCGGGCGCTCCTGAAGATCGAGCCCGACGGCGACGCGCCCGGGCGCTATCTCGGCCGGGTCATCAAGGTGATCGGCCGCAACAAGGCCGAGACGCTCGGCGTGTTCCGGGCGCTCCCGACCGGGGGCGGGCGGATCGTGCCCGTCGACAAGAAGGCGCAGGGGCGCGAGATCGCGGTGCCGCCGGGCGGGGAGGGCGATGCCCTCGACGGCGACCTCGTCACCGTGACCCTCGGCCGCGAGGACCGGTTCGGGCTGACGCAGGGCCGCGTCAAGGACCGCCTCGGCAGCGTCGGCTCGGAGAAGGCGGTCAGCCTGATCGCGCTCCATGCCCATGGCATCCCGCACGTTTTCCCCCGCGAGGTGCTGGCCGAGGCGGACTCCGCCCGCGAGGTGGGCCTGGAGGGCCGAGAGGACTGGCGCGATCGTCCCCTCGTCACCATCGACCCGCCGGACGCCAAGGATCACGACGACGCCGTGATGGCGGTCCCCGATCCCGATCCGGCCAATCCGGGCGGGTTCGTCGTCACGGTGGCGATCGCGGACGTCGCGGCCTATGTGAGGCCCGGCACCGCCCTCGACCGCGAGGCGCTGGTCCGCGGCAACTCGGTCTACTTCCCCGATCGGGTCGTGCCGATGCTGCCCGAGCGGATCTCGAACGATCTCTGCTCCTTGCGCCCCGGCCAGGACCGGCCGGCCCTCGCCGTCCGCATGACCGTGACGGCGGAGGGGCGGAAAGTTCGCCACAGCTTCCACCGCGTCATGATGCGATCAAGCGCCAAGCTCGCCTACGCGCAGGCGCAAGCGGCCATCGACGGCCGGCCCGACGAGATCACCAGTCCGATCCTGGAGCCGGTGCTCCGCCCGCTCTGGGCCGCCTACCGGGCGCTGGCCGCGGCCCGCGACGCGCGGGGTCCGCTCGCCCTCGACCTGCCCGAGCGCAAGGTGATCCTCAATCCGGAGGGCGGCGTCGACCGGGTGATCGTGCCGGAGCGCCTGGAGGCGCACCGGCTGATCGAGGAGTTCATGATCCAGGCCAACGTCGCGGCGGCCGAGACCCTGGAGGCGAAGGGCCAGCCGCTGATCTACCGCGTCCACGACGAGCCCTCGCTGGAGAAGATGCGGGCGCTCGGCGAGGTCATGGCCTCGATCGGCCTGAAGCTGCCGAAGGAGGCGAACCTCCGGCCCGCCCTGTTCAACCGCATCCTCGGCATGGTGGAGGGCAGCGAGCACAAGCTGTTCCTCAACGAGGTGGTGCTGCGCTCGCAGGCCCAGGCCGTCTACGCCGCCGACAATGCCGGCCATTTCGGCTTGGCCCTGCGCCGCTACGCCCACTTCACCTCGCCGATCCGGCGCTACGCCGACCTGATCGTGCACCGCGCCCTGATCCGGGCGCTGCGGCTCGGCTCGGACGGGCTGCCGCCGGACATGGAGAGCGGCGACCTCGCCGAGATCGGCCAGCAGATCTCGGCCGCCGAGCGCCGCGCCATGGCGGCGGAGCGCGAGACCATCGACCGGCTGATCGCCCACCACCTCGCCGACCGGGTCGGCGCGACCTTCTCCGGCCAGGTCTCGGGCGTGACCCGCTCGGGCCTGTTCATCAAGCTCGACGAGACCGGGGCCGACGGCTTCGTGCCCATCTCGACGCTGGGCGCCGACTATTTCCGCCATGAGGAGGGCCGCCACGCCCTCGTCGGCGAGCGCACCCGCCAGACCTTCCGCCTGGGCGACAAGGTCGAGGTGCAGCTGATGGAGGCGGCGCCGGTGGCCGGGGCCCTGCGCTTCGAGATCGCCGGCGGCGGCCGGGCCGGCGCGCCTGCTCCGGCCCGCGGCGGACCGCGTAAAGGTAGGCCCGCCCCGGCGAACCGGGACAGCCTGACCAAGCGCCGCGGGAGACGCGCATGATCGAGATCCACGCCGGCCCCGCCGCCGAGCCCGCTCCCCCCGCGGGCATTCAGCCGGGCATCCAGCCGGGCATCCAGCCGTCCTGGGCGCTGGCGATGTGGCGCGGCTTCCGCAACCGCTGCCCGCATTGCGGCGAGGGACGGCTGTTCCACCGCTTCCTCAAGGTGCGGGAGACCTGCGAGACCTGCGGGACCGAGCTGCACCACCACCGCGCCGACGACCTGCCGCCCTATCTCGTCATCTTCGTCGTCGGCCACCTTGCCGGGATCGGGATCCTTGAGACCGAGATGCGCCTCGACGTGCCGCTCTGGTTCCAGATGACCTTCTGGCCCGGCCTGGCGCTCATCGCCTCGCTCGCGTTGCTCCAGCCGACCAAGGGGGCGGTGGTCGGGCTGCAATATGCCCTTGGCATGCACGGCTTTTCCGCGATACGCCGCGCCGGGGCTCAGGCAGCGGACGGCTCGAGCCGACATGAGATGGAGACGCGGGATGGCGGCAGGACCGACGGACGGAGCAGCGGCTCCTGAGCGGAAGACGCGGCCGCTGCGGATCCGCAACGCCGCGACGCTGATCATCCTCGACCGCTCCGGCGACGAGCCGAAGGTGCTGATGGGCCGGCGCCACGCCGGCCACAAGTTCATGCCCGGCCTGTTCGTCTTTCCGGGCGGACGGATCGAGCTCGGCGACCGCGCGATGCCGGTGGCCGGCACCCTCAACGACCGGGCCGAGGCCGCCCTGGCCGAAAAGGTCCACCCGCCTCTGTTCCATCTCGGCCGGGTGCTGGCGCTGGCGGCGATCCGCGAGACCTACGAGGAAACCGGCCTGATGGTCGGCTCCCTCGATTACGGCCCGCCCGAGACGGCGCCGCCCGGCGCCTGGTCCGCCTTCCGCGAGGCCGGCGTGATGCCCGACCTCGAAATGCTGCAGTTCGTCGCCCGGGCCATCACCCCGCCCTCCCGGCCCAAGCGCTTCGATACCCGCTTCTTCGCCGTCGACCGCGAGGCGGTGGTGGCCGAGACCCCCGGCATCGTCGGTCCCGATTCCGAGCTGACCGAGCTCGCCTGGGTCGACCTCGCGGCGGCGCGCAAGCTGGATTTGCCGCGCATCACGGGAATCGTGCTCGACGAGCTGGAGGCGCGGCTGGCGGCGGGGTTCGGCCCGATGCTGCCGGTGCCGTTCTTCCGCGACGTCGACGGCGAGCATACGCGGGAAGAACTGTAAGGCGCACGCCGTCGGGGGTGGCCTTCCCGGGCCGCCTGTTCCATATGGGCCGGCCCCGACGGCCAGCCCATCATGACCCGCCTCAACCCCGATTCCGAGTTCGACGCGGCGCGCCTCGCCGCCATCGCGGCCGCCATCGCCTGCGTGGCGGTGGTCGGCGTCGGGCTCAGCCTGTCGATCCCGCTCCTGTCGCTCGAGATGGAGCGGATG
Protein-coding regions in this window:
- a CDS encoding DUF3572 domain-containing protein, encoding MLSESAAEALGTRVFAYVTGEPGRLLRFMESSGLSPDALRQAANSPDLVAGLLDHVVADEELLLACAAALEVPPEQITQAWRRLGPPEDPGEFGA
- a CDS encoding response regulator, which codes for MTKTVLIVEDNELNMKLFNDLLEAHGYATLKTANGIEAIELARRHRPDLILMDIQLPEVSGLEVTKWLKEDDELKSIPVIAITAFAMKGDEERIREGGCEAYLSKPISVAKFLATVRTYVGDERQS
- a CDS encoding PleD family two-component system response regulator, with the protein product MSARVLIVDDLFPNIKLLETKLTVEYFDVVSAMNGPDALAVCEKGLCDIVLLDVMMPGMDGFEVCRRIKSTPSMAHLPVVMVTALDQPSDRLRGLDAGADDFLTKPIDDTALMARVRSLVRLKAVTDELRSRAMASRVGDPLAAATAETGHNANVLVVEDRPSSAERLAAALGQYHCVETVASPQEALQRAKAGDYDVVLVSLDLEGHDGLRLCSQLRSLDRTRTVPVVMMADPHDRARIMRGLDLGVHDYLVRPIDRNELVARVRTQVKRKRFSHSLRESVQASMDLAVTDGLTGLHNRRYLDSYLGGLFAEPSLRDRSVALLILDIDRFKSINDRFGHDAGDEVLKEFANRIRAQTRGIDVVARFGGEEIVVVVPDTGLDAARQVAERIRERIEAAAFLVQRGTGAIDVTVSIGVAARQPEDADPAQILKRADLALYQAKQAGRNRVVAAVAA
- a CDS encoding NAD(P)H-hydrate dehydratase is translated as MAGTELLTTDEMRRADAAAIQAGTPGLTLMRRAGAAVAERARALAGDGKGLGKILVLCGPGNNGGDGFVAATRLAEAGVAVEVALLGTVAALTGDAAAAASEWKGPVADAAAAEPAGFALVIDALFGAGLSRPLEGDAAALVGRVNGAGVPVLAVDVPSGLDGDTGASAGPVVSATETVTFVRRKPGHLLLPGRRLCGPVTVAGIGIPDAIVAGIRPKAHVNGPDLWGAAFPRLAGDSHKYTRGHAVVLSGPAHRTGAARLAARGAVRIGAGLVTVLSPTPALPENAAQLTAIMLRPCDGADDLDDALTDERLNVIVAGPGLGTGAPTRDLVRVATEAGRGLVLDADALTSFSGKADELAEMIATGGGQAVATPHEGEFARLFKGVAAVPMEGSKLARARAAAAHLGAVVVLKGADTVIAAPDGRAAINPNGTPWLGTAGSGDVLCGFIGGLLAQGMAPAEAAAAAVWLHAAAARRHGPGLISEDLPEMMPGVLGEVLAGLAAA
- a CDS encoding P-II family nitrogen regulator, coding for MKKIEAIIKPFKLDEVKEALQEVGLQGITVIEAKGFGRQKGHTELYRGAEYVVDFLPKVKLEIVLPDTLVDGAVEAIRKSAQTGRIGDGKIFVSSIEEAIRIRTGETGSDAI
- the glnA gene encoding type I glutamate--ammonia ligase; its protein translation is MSKTATDVLKEIKENDVKYVDFRFTDPRGKWQHVTFDVSLVDEDIFAEGTMFDGSSIAGWKAINESDMLLMPDPATACMDPFFSASTMSIVCDVLEPATGEPYGRDPRGIAKKAEAFVKASGIGDTIFVGPEAEFFVFDDVRFSADPYHTGFKLDSVELPINGQTEYEGGNLGHRVQIKGGYFPVPPQDSAQDMRGEMLAAMQSMGVKVEKHHHEVASAQHELGMKFDTLTLMADHMQIYKYCIHNVAQSYGKTATFMPKPVYGDNGSGMHVHQSIWKEGKPVFAGNKYADLSQECLWYIGGIIKHAKALNAFTNPSTNSYKRLVPGYEAPVLLAYSARNRSASCRIPWTTSPKAKRVEVRFPDPMANPYLAFAAMLMAGVDGIVNKIDPGPAMDKDLYDLPPAELKEIPTVCGSLREALNSLDADREFLKAGGVFNDDFINSFIELKMTEVMRYEMTPHPIEFVNYYSL
- a CDS encoding FAD-binding oxidoreductase, with the translated sequence MIKTFAARSSTALSRRRLFQSGAVLAGAALGSRVPGAAARDCPPPPRGLDALARDLRKLGSRLILPGEPGFLVAAWPNNGRWADVLPRAIAMCTSDEAVCRCIDWTRQEHQPFAVRCGGHNYAGFSTTCGLLIDVKPMSGITFDPKTGLVTIGAGANNQDMADAFRATGLAVPSGRCPTVGISGLVLGGGWGFSATRNGLTCDALRATDAVTADGTLHRGITGSGADEPLFWAARGGGGGNFAVHTSFTFEPHEVGNVTVFNIIWPAEHQVELMLDLQEIQLKNPALISTRSKLAPLAAGKVTRGELRVQTLGQFFGPPDQLKGLLERPLRRATPVVAEINAMNYWSARDYLVTDDPEGLYDIRSSYVAGQLGGDAINRMIDWMEKWPGGSLRQDNMGILFAAGGQVKKVGPTDTAYFHRECDFILEMEASWSPLDTPDTVTRQLAWLTEYFQDMRRFVTPQSYVNFPSRDLPNWLNAYYGGNVGTLCEVKRRYDPDNVFNFPQSIPLTPPT
- the rnr gene encoding ribonuclease R, yielding MAKRIHPKGLHPKPAHAVLPTREAVLAFIEDSPQKVGKREIAQAFGIKGADKIELKRLLKEMQEDGAIEKDRAGLRKAGRLPPVVVADIDTRRDRDGELVARPAQWDPEAGPAPLITVLMPRGRRADGPAPGTGDRALLKIEPDGDAPGRYLGRVIKVIGRNKAETLGVFRALPTGGGRIVPVDKKAQGREIAVPPGGEGDALDGDLVTVTLGREDRFGLTQGRVKDRLGSVGSEKAVSLIALHAHGIPHVFPREVLAEADSAREVGLEGREDWRDRPLVTIDPPDAKDHDDAVMAVPDPDPANPGGFVVTVAIADVAAYVRPGTALDREALVRGNSVYFPDRVVPMLPERISNDLCSLRPGQDRPALAVRMTVTAEGRKVRHSFHRVMMRSSAKLAYAQAQAAIDGRPDEITSPILEPVLRPLWAAYRALAAARDARGPLALDLPERKVILNPEGGVDRVIVPERLEAHRLIEEFMIQANVAAAETLEAKGQPLIYRVHDEPSLEKMRALGEVMASIGLKLPKEANLRPALFNRILGMVEGSEHKLFLNEVVLRSQAQAVYAADNAGHFGLALRRYAHFTSPIRRYADLIVHRALIRALRLGSDGLPPDMESGDLAEIGQQISAAERRAMAAERETIDRLIAHHLADRVGATFSGQVSGVTRSGLFIKLDETGADGFVPISTLGADYFRHEEGRHALVGERTRQTFRLGDKVEVQLMEAAPVAGALRFEIAGGGRAGAPAPARGGPRKGRPAPANRDSLTKRRGRRA
- a CDS encoding DUF983 domain-containing protein; its protein translation is MWRGFRNRCPHCGEGRLFHRFLKVRETCETCGTELHHHRADDLPPYLVIFVVGHLAGIGILETEMRLDVPLWFQMTFWPGLALIASLALLQPTKGAVVGLQYALGMHGFSAIRRAGAQAADGSSRHEMETRDGGRTDGRSSGS
- a CDS encoding NUDIX hydrolase, with product MAAGPTDGAAAPERKTRPLRIRNAATLIILDRSGDEPKVLMGRRHAGHKFMPGLFVFPGGRIELGDRAMPVAGTLNDRAEAALAEKVHPPLFHLGRVLALAAIRETYEETGLMVGSLDYGPPETAPPGAWSAFREAGVMPDLEMLQFVARAITPPSRPKRFDTRFFAVDREAVVAETPGIVGPDSELTELAWVDLAAARKLDLPRITGIVLDELEARLAAGFGPMLPVPFFRDVDGEHTREEL